From a region of the Polyodon spathula isolate WHYD16114869_AA chromosome 31, ASM1765450v1, whole genome shotgun sequence genome:
- the LOC121303044 gene encoding LOW QUALITY PROTEIN: piwi-like protein 2 (The sequence of the model RefSeq protein was modified relative to this genomic sequence to represent the inferred CDS: deleted 1 base in 1 codon; substituted 1 base at 1 genomic stop codon): MRFGVMKEHRSVTGEVTAFDGSILYLSIRLEEVWPGYSSCVKRTDGGLFLTVDVSHKVLQKDSVLDVMFLSKNYGITIKDLDQPLLVHRPKERSRPGEKVLTGEMLLLPELSFITGIPDKMRKDFRAMKDLTMHINVSGEQHTNSLKELLRNINTSEDALTELGRWGLVISSEILLCEGRTLPLETISLQSASFVTSADVQWSKEVVRDASISCVSIIFWAIFYPCRCSEQAEELVATFGKVSELMGMRLDRPIAWSYGMELRDDHTETYMKSIHSQLTSEPNAQLVVCIITGNRDDLYGANKKLCSVQSPVPSQAINVRTISQPQKLRSIAQKILLQINAKLGGELWTVNIPLKQLMVIGVDVHHDPRRGNRSILGFVASLNGTLTRWYSRAVFQMPNEEIINGYRICLLASLQKYFEVNHNLPEKIVVYRDGVSDGQLKDVXDFEIPQLLKCFETFPRYEPKMAFIVVQKRISTTLYSCSGERFGTQQGVVMTYFVFVFLFLTFKMCHMYWNSSGTIRVPAPCKYAHKLAFLSGQVLDTEPAIQLSDKLHFL; the protein is encoded by the exons GTGTGGCCCGGCTACTCCTCCTGTGTCAAGCGCACAGACGGGGGCCTCTTCCTGACTGTCGACGTTTCCCACAAAGTGCTCCAAAAAGACTCCGTGCTGGATGTCAT gtttctcAGCAAAAACTATGGGATTACCATCAAGGATCTTGATCAGCCTCTTCTTGTCCATCGCCCTAAAGAGAGATCGAGACCAGGAGAAAAG GTTCTGACTGGCGAGATGCTGTTGCTTCCCGAGCTGTCCTTCATAACGGGGATCCCAGACAAGATGAGGAAGGATTTCCGCGCCATGAAG GATTTGACCATGCATATCAATGTGAGCGGGGAGCAGCACACAAACTCTTTGAAAGAGCTCCTGAGAAACATCAACACCAGCGAAGATGCCTTGACTGAGCTTGGCCGCTGGGGTCTGGTCATCAGCTCCGAGATCCTGCTG TGTGAAGGAAGGACCCTTCCGCTTGAGACGATTAGCTTGCAGTCTGCTTCGTTCGTGACCTCTGCTGATGTCCAGTGGTCCAAGGAAGTTGTGAGGGATGCATCTATTAGCTGTGtaagcattatttt cTGGGCCATCTTCTACCCGTGCCGCTGCTCGGAGCAGGCTGAGGAGCTGGTGGCCACCTTCGGGAAAGTGTCCGAGCTGATGGGCATGAGGCTTGACCGGCCAATC GCGTGGAGCTACGGGATGGAGCTACGGGATGACCACACCGAGACCTACATGAAGAGCATCCACTCGCAGCTCACCAGCGAG CCGAATGCGCAGCTGGTTGTGTGTATTATCACGGGCAATAGGGACGACCTGTACGGTGCCAATAAGAAGCTTTGCAGTGTTCAGTCTCCAGTGCCTTCACAG GCCATAAACGTCAGGACCATCTCGCAGCCTCAGAAGCTCCGGAGCATAGCCCAGAAGATCCTGTTACAGATAAATGCAAAGCTTGGAGGGGAGCTCTGGACTGTAAACATTCCCTTG AAACAGCTGATGGTGATCGGAGTAGATGTGCATCATGACCCACGCAGAGGGAACAGATCGATCTTGGGCTTTGTTGCCAGTCTGAACGG CACACTGACGAGGTGGTATTCCAGAGCGGTGTTCCAGATGCCCAATGAAGAGATTATCAACGGGTACAGGATCTGCCTGCTAGCTTCTTTGCAGAAGTATTTTGAG GTTAACCACAACCTGCCCGAGAAGATCGTGGTATACCGGGACGGTGTGTCGGATGGGCAGCTGAAAGACGTATAGGACTTCGAGATCCCCCAGCTGCTCAAGTGCTTCGAGACCTTCCCGCGGTACGAGCCCAAGATGGCGTTCATTGTGGTGCAGAAACGAATCAGCACCACCCTCTACTCTTGCAGTGGAGAACGATTTGGAACCCAACAAGGAGTGGTAA tgacatattttgtatttgtatttttgttcttgaCCTTTAAGATGTGCCACATGTACTGGAACTCGTCCGGGACCATCAGAGTACCAGCGCCGTGCAAATACGCCCACAAACTGGCCTTCCTGTCCGGGCAGGTCCTGGACACCGAGCCAGCCATACAGCTGTCCGACAAGCTGCATTTcctgtga